A region from the Lemur catta isolate mLemCat1 chromosome 7, mLemCat1.pri, whole genome shotgun sequence genome encodes:
- the ARAP1 gene encoding arf-GAP with Rho-GAP domain, ANK repeat and PH domain-containing protein 1 isoform X2 produces MTEAGDAALSVAEWLRALHLEQYTGLFEQHGLVWATECQGLSDTRLVDMGMLLPGHRRRILAGLLRAHTPPTPAPRPAPRPVPMKRHVFRSPPAPASPPEPLPAAGEDEGPPTAPPIPPRRSCLPPTCFAASSTAAPEPVLPPLPAKRHLAEPSIPPVPPRTGPPRLLVSLPSKEKLLPPPLSSPPQPEPEEPLSTLPPGPPQPPSPPPCPPEIPPKPQRLFPEFDDSDYYEAPEEGPGAPAGVMTQKEEPPLNRVPRAVRVASLLSEGEELSGDDDDRGDEDEDDHAYEGVPNGGWHTSNLSLPLPSLTSEPPPHPMDGLPGGSTPITPIIKAGWLDKNPPQGSYIYQKRWVRLDADYLRYFDSNKDAYSKRFISVACISRVAAIGDQKFEVITNNRTFAFRAESDAERRAWMQALQQAVAEQRARARLSSAYLLGVPGSEQPDRAGSLELRGFKNKLYVAVVGDKVQLYKNLEEYHLGIGITFVDMNVGNVKEVDRRSFDLTTPYRIFSFSADSELEKEQWLEAMQGAIAEALSTSEVAERIWAAAPNRFCADCGAAQPDWASINLCVVICKRCAGEHRGLGAGVSKVRSLKMDKKVWTETLIELFLQLGNGAGNHFWAANVPPSEALQPSSSPRTRRRHLEAKYREGKYRRYHPLFGNQEELDKALCAAVTTTDLAETQALLGCGAGISCFSGDPEAPTPLALAEQAGQTLQMEFLRNNRTTEVPRLDSMKPLEKHYSVVLPTVSHSGFLYKTASAGKPLHDRRAREEFSRRWCVLSDGVLSYYENERAVTPNGEIRASEIVCLAVPPPDTHGFEHTFEVYTEGERLYLFGLESAALAHEWVKCIAKAFVPPLAEDLLAQDFERLGRLPYKAGLSLQQAQEGWFSLTGSELHAVFPEGPCEEPLQLRKLQELSVQGDSENQVLVLVERRRTLYIQGERKLDFMGWLGAIQKAAASLGDTLSEQQLGDSDIPVIVYRCVDYITQCGLTSEGIYRKCGQTSKTQRLLESLRQDARSVRLKEGEQHVDDVSSALKRFLRDLPDGLFTRAQRLAWLEASEIEDEEEKVSRYRELLVRLPPVNRATVKALISHLYCVQCFSDTNQMNTHNLAIVFGPTLFQTDGQDYKAGRVVEDLISHYVVVFSVDEEELRKQREEITAIVKMRVAGTASGTQHAGDFICTVYLEEKKAEAEQHVKIPASMTAEELTLEILDRRNVGIREKDYWTCFEVNEREEAERPLHFAEKVLPILHGLGTDSHLVVKKHQSMEAMLLYLASRVGDTKHGMMKFREDRSLLGLGLPSGGFHDRYFILNSSCLRLYKEVRSHRPEKEWPVKSLKVYLGVKKKLRPPTCWGFTVVHETEKHEKQQWYLCCDTQMELREWFATFLFVQHDGLVWPSEPSRVSRALPEVRLGSVSLIPLRGSENEMRRSVAAFTADPLSLLRNV; encoded by the exons ATGACAGAGGCCGGGGATGCTGCACTGTCAGTGGCCGAGTGGCTGCGGGCGCTGCACCTGGAGCAGTACACCGGGCTCTTTGAGCAGCATGGGCTGGTGTGGGCCACTGAGTGCCAGGGCCTCAGTGATACCCGCCTGGTGGACATGGGCATGCTTCTCCCCGGCCACCGCCGCCGAATCCTGGCTGGCTTGCTCCGGGCCCATACCCCTCCAACCCCGGCACCCCGCCCTGCCCCACGCCCTGTGCCCATGAAGCGCCATGTCTTCCGCTCACCGCCTGCGCCTGCCTCTCCACCCGAGCCGCTGCCTGCTGCTGGAGAGGATGAGGGGCCACCCACTGCCCCGCCCATCCCACCCCGGAGGAGCTGCCTTCCGCCCACCTGCTTTGCCGCCTCGTCCACAGCTGCCCCAGAGCCTGTGCTACCCCCGCTGCCCGCCAAGCGGCATTTGGCAGAGCCAAGCATTCCCCCTGTGCCTCCCCGCACTGGACCCCCCCGCCTGCTGGTGAG CCTTCCCTCGAAGGAGAAGTTATTGCCGCCACCACtctcatcccctccccagccagagCCTGAGGAGCCCCTGTCCACCCTCCCCCcggggcctccccagcccccgtcTCCACCTCCCTGCCCGCCTGAGATCCCTCCGAAGCCTCAACGCCTGTTCCCGGAGTTCG ATGACTCTGACTACTATGAGGCCCCAGAGGAGGGGCCGGGGGCCCCCGCCGGCGTGATGACCCAGAag gaggagcccCCTCTGAACAGAGTCCCACGGGCCGTGCGTGTGGCCAGTCTGCTGAGTGAGGGGGAGGAGCTCTCTGGGGACGACGACGACCGAGGGGATGAGGATGAGGACGACCACGCCTACGAGGGTGTTCCCAA TGGCGGATGGCACACCAGCAATCTGAGCCTGCCCTTGCCCAGCCTGACCTCTGAGCCCCCGCCACACCCTATGGACGGGCTGCCTGGGGGCTCCACCCCCATCACACCCATCATCAAGGCTGGCTGGCTGGACAAGAACCCACCGCAGGG ATCTTATATCTACCAGAAACGATGGGTGAGACTGGATGCTGATTACCTGCGCTACTTTGATAGTAACAAG gaCGCCTACTCTAAGCGCTTCATCTCTGTGGCCTGCATCTCCCGCGTGGCCGCCATCGGGGACCAGAAGTTTGAAGTGATCACAAACAACCGGACCTTTGCCTTCCGGGCAGAGAGTGATG CGGAGCGGCGGGCGTGGATGCAGGCCCTGCAGCAGGCGGTGGCCGAGCAGCGTGCCCGGGCCCGGCTGTCCAGCGCATATCTGCTGGGAGTGCCAGGCTCAGAGCAGCCTGACCGCGCTGGCAGCCTGGAGCTGCGTGGCTTCAAGAATAAGCTGTATGTGGCTGTGGTCGGAGACAAAGTGCAACTCTACAAGAATCTGGAG GAGTACCACCTGGGCATCGGCATCACCTTTGTGGACATGAACGTGGGCAACGTAAAGGAAGTGGACCGGCGCAGCTTCGACCTCACCACGCCCTACCGCATCTTCAG CTTCTCTGCCGACTCGGAGCTAGAGAAGGAGCAGTGGCTGGAGGCCATGCAGGGAGCCATCGCCGAGGCCCTGTCCACCTCAGAGGTGGCCGAGCGCATCTGGGCCGCGGCCCCCAACAGGTTCTGTGCCGACTGTGGTGCTGCCCAACCTGACTGGGCTTCCATCAACCTCTGTGTCGTCATCTGCAAGCGCTGCGCAG GCGAGCACCGGGGCCTGGGCGCTGGCGTCTCCAAGGTGCGGAGCCTGAAGATGGACAAGAAGGTGTGGACAGAAACACTCATCGAG CTCTTCCTACAGCTGGGCAATGGTGCTGGGAACCACTTCTGGGCAGCCAATGTGCCCCCCAGTGAGGCCCTGCAGCCCAGCAGCAGCCCCCGCACCCGGCGGCGCCACCTGGAGGCCAAGTACCGTGAGGGCAAGTACCGCCGCTACCACCCGCTCTTTGGCAACCAGGAGGAGCTGGACAAG GCCCTGTGTGCTGCAGTCACCACCACAGACCTGGCTGAGACCCAGGCGCTCCTGGGCTGTGGGGCTGGGATCAGCTGCTTCTCGGGGGACCCTGAGGCCCCCACGCCCCTGGCTCTTGCCGAGCAGGCAGGGCAGACACTGCAGATGGAATTCCTTCGGAACAACCGGACCACAG AGGTACCTCGGCTGGACTCGATGAAGCCCCTGGAAAAGCACTACTCGGTTGTTCTGCCAACTGTGAGCCACAGTGGCTTCCTCTACAAGACTGCTTCTGCCGGCAAGCCACTGCACGACCGCCGTGCCCGGGAAG AGTTCAGCCGACGCTGGTGTGTCCTTAGTGACGGGGTCCTGAGCTACTATGAGAATGAGCGGGCAGTGACCCCCAACGGGGAGATTCGGGCCAGCGAGATTGTGTGCCTGGCAGTGCCCCCTCCCGACACCCACGG CTTTGAACACACCTTTGAGGTGTACACGGAGGGAGAACGGCTGTACCTGTTTGGGCTGGAGAGTGCGGCGCTGGCTCATGAGTGGGTCAAGTGCATTGCTAAG GCATTTGTGCCTCCCTTGGCAGAGGATCTGCTGGCCCAGGACTTTGAGCGGCTTGGGCGTCTACCCTACAAAGCTGGCCTGAGCCTACAGCAGGCCCAGGAGGGCTGGTTTTCCCTTACCGGCTCTGAGCTCCACGCCGTCTTCCCAGAGGGGCCCTGTGAAGAGCCACTGCAACTACGGAAACTGCAGGAACTTT CCGTCCAAGGGGACAGTGAGAACcaggtgctggtgctggtggaACGAAGGAG GACGCTGTACATCCAGGGGGAGCGGAAGCTGGACTTCATGGGTTGGCTAGGGGCCATCCAGAAAGCAGCAGCCAGCTTGGGGGACACGCTGTCGGAGCAGCAGCTCGGGGACTCAGACATCCCGGTGATTGTGTACCGCTGTGTGGACTACATCACGCAGTGCG GCCTGACCTCGGAGGGCATCTACCGCAAGTGCGGGCAGACCTCGAAGACACAGCGGCTGCTGGAGAGCCTGCGGCAGGACGCGCGCTCCGTGCGCCTCAAAGAGGGCGAGCAGCACGTGGACGACGTCTCCTCGGCGCTCAAGCGCTTCCTGCGCGACCTGCCCGATGGGCTCTTCACCCGTGCCCAGCGCCTGGCCTGGCTGGAGGCCTCAG AGattgaggatgaggaagagaaggTATCCAGGTACCGAGAGCTCCTGGTGCGTCTGCCCCCTGTCAACCGGGCCACAGTGAAGGCCCTTATCAGCCACCTATACTG cGTCCAGTGCTTCTCAGACACGAACCAGATGAACACGCACAACCTGGCAATTGTATTTGGGCCCACGCTCTTCCAGACAGACGGGCAGGACTACAAGGCTGGCCGTGTGGTGGAAGATCTCATTAGCCACTACGTGGTGGTGTTTAGT gtggatgaggaggagctgaggaagcagagggaggagaTCACTGCCATTGTGAAGATGCGAGTGGCCGGCACTGCCAGTGGGACCCAG CATGCCGGCGACTTCATCTGCACGGTGTACCTGGAAGAGAAGAAGGCAGAGGCCGAGCAGCATGTCAAG ATCCCAGCGTCTATGACAGCTGAAGAACTCACCCTGGAGATCCTGGATCGCCGGAACGTGGGCATCAGGGAGAAGGACTATTGGACGTGCTTCGAAGTCAATGAGAGGGAAGAGGCAG AGCGCCCCCTGCACTTTGCTGAGAAGGTGTTGCCCATCCTGCACGGGCTGGGCACAGACAGCCACCTGGTGGTGAAGAAGCACCAGTCCATGGAGGCCATGCTGTTGTACCTGG CCAGCCGTGTGGGCGACACCAAGCACGGCATGATGAAGTTCCGAGAGGACCGAAgcctcctgggcctgggcctgccctCAGGCGGCTTCCACGATCGCTACTTCATCCTCAACAGCAGCTGCCTGCGGCTCTACAAGGAGGTCCGG
- the ARAP1 gene encoding arf-GAP with Rho-GAP domain, ANK repeat and PH domain-containing protein 1 isoform X3, which produces MTEAGDAALSVAEWLRALHLEQYTGLFEQHGLVWATECQGLSDTRLVDMGMLLPGHRRRILAGLLRAHTPPTPAPRPAPRPVPMKRHVFRSPPAPASPPEPLPAAGEDEGPPTAPPIPPRRSCLPPTCFAASSTAAPEPVLPPLPAKRHLAEPSIPPVPPRTGPPRLLVSLPSKEKLLPPPLSSPPQPEPEEPLSTLPPGPPQPPSPPPCPPEIPPKPQRLFPEFDDSDYYEAPEEGPGAPAGVMTQKEEPPLNRVPRAVRVASLLSEGEELSGDDDDRGDEDEDDHAYEGVPNGGWHTSNLSLPLPSLTSEPPPHPMDGLPGGSTPITPIIKAGWLDKNPPQGSYIYQKRWVRLDADYLRYFDSNKDAYSKRFISVACISRVAAIGDQKFEVITNNRTFAFRAESDAERRAWMQALQQAVAEQRARARLSSAYLLGVPGSEQPDRAGSLELRGFKNKLYVAVVGDKVQLYKNLEEYHLGIGITFVDMNVGNVKEVDRRSFDLTTPYRIFSFSADSELEKEQWLEAMQGAIAEALSTSEVAERIWAAAPNRFCADCGAAQPDWASINLCVVICKRCAGEHRGLGAGVSKVRSLKMDKKVWTETLIELFLQLGNGAGNHFWAANVPPSEALQPSSSPRTRRRHLEAKYREGKYRRYHPLFGNQEELDKALCAAVTTTDLAETQALLGCGAGISCFSGDPEAPTPLALAEQAGQTLQMEFLRNNRTTEVPRLDSMKPLEKHYSVVLPTVSHSGFLYKTASAGKPLHDRRAREEFSRRWCVLSDGVLSYYENERAVTPNGEIRASEIVCLAVPPPDTHGFEHTFEVYTEGERLYLFGLESAALAHEWVKCIAKAFVPPLAEDLLAQDFERLGRLPYKAGLSLQQAQEGWFSLTGSELHAVFPEGPCEEPLQLRKLQELSVQGDSENQVLVLVERRRTLYIQGERKLDFMGWLGAIQKAAASLGDTLSEQQLGDSDIPVIVYRCVDYITQCGLTSEGIYRKCGQTSKTQRLLESLRQDARSVRLKEGEQHVDDVSSALKRFLRDLPDGLFTRAQRLAWLEASEIEDEEEKVSRYRELLVRLPPVNRATVKALISHLYCVQCFSDTNQMNTHNLAIVFGPTLFQTDGQDYKAGRVVEDLISHYVVVFSVDEEELRKQREEITAIVKMRVAGTASGTQHAGDFICTVYLEEKKAEAEQHVKIPASMTAEELTLEILDRRNVGIREKDYWTCFEVNEREEAERPLHFAEKVLPILHGLGTDSHLVVKKHQSMEAMLLYLASRVGDTKHGMMKFREDRSLLGLGLPSGGFHDRYFILNSSCLRLYKEVRTRLHLGTPTCTYVPHASRTLHLLSWL; this is translated from the exons ATGACAGAGGCCGGGGATGCTGCACTGTCAGTGGCCGAGTGGCTGCGGGCGCTGCACCTGGAGCAGTACACCGGGCTCTTTGAGCAGCATGGGCTGGTGTGGGCCACTGAGTGCCAGGGCCTCAGTGATACCCGCCTGGTGGACATGGGCATGCTTCTCCCCGGCCACCGCCGCCGAATCCTGGCTGGCTTGCTCCGGGCCCATACCCCTCCAACCCCGGCACCCCGCCCTGCCCCACGCCCTGTGCCCATGAAGCGCCATGTCTTCCGCTCACCGCCTGCGCCTGCCTCTCCACCCGAGCCGCTGCCTGCTGCTGGAGAGGATGAGGGGCCACCCACTGCCCCGCCCATCCCACCCCGGAGGAGCTGCCTTCCGCCCACCTGCTTTGCCGCCTCGTCCACAGCTGCCCCAGAGCCTGTGCTACCCCCGCTGCCCGCCAAGCGGCATTTGGCAGAGCCAAGCATTCCCCCTGTGCCTCCCCGCACTGGACCCCCCCGCCTGCTGGTGAG CCTTCCCTCGAAGGAGAAGTTATTGCCGCCACCACtctcatcccctccccagccagagCCTGAGGAGCCCCTGTCCACCCTCCCCCcggggcctccccagcccccgtcTCCACCTCCCTGCCCGCCTGAGATCCCTCCGAAGCCTCAACGCCTGTTCCCGGAGTTCG ATGACTCTGACTACTATGAGGCCCCAGAGGAGGGGCCGGGGGCCCCCGCCGGCGTGATGACCCAGAag gaggagcccCCTCTGAACAGAGTCCCACGGGCCGTGCGTGTGGCCAGTCTGCTGAGTGAGGGGGAGGAGCTCTCTGGGGACGACGACGACCGAGGGGATGAGGATGAGGACGACCACGCCTACGAGGGTGTTCCCAA TGGCGGATGGCACACCAGCAATCTGAGCCTGCCCTTGCCCAGCCTGACCTCTGAGCCCCCGCCACACCCTATGGACGGGCTGCCTGGGGGCTCCACCCCCATCACACCCATCATCAAGGCTGGCTGGCTGGACAAGAACCCACCGCAGGG ATCTTATATCTACCAGAAACGATGGGTGAGACTGGATGCTGATTACCTGCGCTACTTTGATAGTAACAAG gaCGCCTACTCTAAGCGCTTCATCTCTGTGGCCTGCATCTCCCGCGTGGCCGCCATCGGGGACCAGAAGTTTGAAGTGATCACAAACAACCGGACCTTTGCCTTCCGGGCAGAGAGTGATG CGGAGCGGCGGGCGTGGATGCAGGCCCTGCAGCAGGCGGTGGCCGAGCAGCGTGCCCGGGCCCGGCTGTCCAGCGCATATCTGCTGGGAGTGCCAGGCTCAGAGCAGCCTGACCGCGCTGGCAGCCTGGAGCTGCGTGGCTTCAAGAATAAGCTGTATGTGGCTGTGGTCGGAGACAAAGTGCAACTCTACAAGAATCTGGAG GAGTACCACCTGGGCATCGGCATCACCTTTGTGGACATGAACGTGGGCAACGTAAAGGAAGTGGACCGGCGCAGCTTCGACCTCACCACGCCCTACCGCATCTTCAG CTTCTCTGCCGACTCGGAGCTAGAGAAGGAGCAGTGGCTGGAGGCCATGCAGGGAGCCATCGCCGAGGCCCTGTCCACCTCAGAGGTGGCCGAGCGCATCTGGGCCGCGGCCCCCAACAGGTTCTGTGCCGACTGTGGTGCTGCCCAACCTGACTGGGCTTCCATCAACCTCTGTGTCGTCATCTGCAAGCGCTGCGCAG GCGAGCACCGGGGCCTGGGCGCTGGCGTCTCCAAGGTGCGGAGCCTGAAGATGGACAAGAAGGTGTGGACAGAAACACTCATCGAG CTCTTCCTACAGCTGGGCAATGGTGCTGGGAACCACTTCTGGGCAGCCAATGTGCCCCCCAGTGAGGCCCTGCAGCCCAGCAGCAGCCCCCGCACCCGGCGGCGCCACCTGGAGGCCAAGTACCGTGAGGGCAAGTACCGCCGCTACCACCCGCTCTTTGGCAACCAGGAGGAGCTGGACAAG GCCCTGTGTGCTGCAGTCACCACCACAGACCTGGCTGAGACCCAGGCGCTCCTGGGCTGTGGGGCTGGGATCAGCTGCTTCTCGGGGGACCCTGAGGCCCCCACGCCCCTGGCTCTTGCCGAGCAGGCAGGGCAGACACTGCAGATGGAATTCCTTCGGAACAACCGGACCACAG AGGTACCTCGGCTGGACTCGATGAAGCCCCTGGAAAAGCACTACTCGGTTGTTCTGCCAACTGTGAGCCACAGTGGCTTCCTCTACAAGACTGCTTCTGCCGGCAAGCCACTGCACGACCGCCGTGCCCGGGAAG AGTTCAGCCGACGCTGGTGTGTCCTTAGTGACGGGGTCCTGAGCTACTATGAGAATGAGCGGGCAGTGACCCCCAACGGGGAGATTCGGGCCAGCGAGATTGTGTGCCTGGCAGTGCCCCCTCCCGACACCCACGG CTTTGAACACACCTTTGAGGTGTACACGGAGGGAGAACGGCTGTACCTGTTTGGGCTGGAGAGTGCGGCGCTGGCTCATGAGTGGGTCAAGTGCATTGCTAAG GCATTTGTGCCTCCCTTGGCAGAGGATCTGCTGGCCCAGGACTTTGAGCGGCTTGGGCGTCTACCCTACAAAGCTGGCCTGAGCCTACAGCAGGCCCAGGAGGGCTGGTTTTCCCTTACCGGCTCTGAGCTCCACGCCGTCTTCCCAGAGGGGCCCTGTGAAGAGCCACTGCAACTACGGAAACTGCAGGAACTTT CCGTCCAAGGGGACAGTGAGAACcaggtgctggtgctggtggaACGAAGGAG GACGCTGTACATCCAGGGGGAGCGGAAGCTGGACTTCATGGGTTGGCTAGGGGCCATCCAGAAAGCAGCAGCCAGCTTGGGGGACACGCTGTCGGAGCAGCAGCTCGGGGACTCAGACATCCCGGTGATTGTGTACCGCTGTGTGGACTACATCACGCAGTGCG GCCTGACCTCGGAGGGCATCTACCGCAAGTGCGGGCAGACCTCGAAGACACAGCGGCTGCTGGAGAGCCTGCGGCAGGACGCGCGCTCCGTGCGCCTCAAAGAGGGCGAGCAGCACGTGGACGACGTCTCCTCGGCGCTCAAGCGCTTCCTGCGCGACCTGCCCGATGGGCTCTTCACCCGTGCCCAGCGCCTGGCCTGGCTGGAGGCCTCAG AGattgaggatgaggaagagaaggTATCCAGGTACCGAGAGCTCCTGGTGCGTCTGCCCCCTGTCAACCGGGCCACAGTGAAGGCCCTTATCAGCCACCTATACTG cGTCCAGTGCTTCTCAGACACGAACCAGATGAACACGCACAACCTGGCAATTGTATTTGGGCCCACGCTCTTCCAGACAGACGGGCAGGACTACAAGGCTGGCCGTGTGGTGGAAGATCTCATTAGCCACTACGTGGTGGTGTTTAGT gtggatgaggaggagctgaggaagcagagggaggagaTCACTGCCATTGTGAAGATGCGAGTGGCCGGCACTGCCAGTGGGACCCAG CATGCCGGCGACTTCATCTGCACGGTGTACCTGGAAGAGAAGAAGGCAGAGGCCGAGCAGCATGTCAAG ATCCCAGCGTCTATGACAGCTGAAGAACTCACCCTGGAGATCCTGGATCGCCGGAACGTGGGCATCAGGGAGAAGGACTATTGGACGTGCTTCGAAGTCAATGAGAGGGAAGAGGCAG AGCGCCCCCTGCACTTTGCTGAGAAGGTGTTGCCCATCCTGCACGGGCTGGGCACAGACAGCCACCTGGTGGTGAAGAAGCACCAGTCCATGGAGGCCATGCTGTTGTACCTGG CCAGCCGTGTGGGCGACACCAAGCACGGCATGATGAAGTTCCGAGAGGACCGAAgcctcctgggcctgggcctgccctCAGGCGGCTTCCACGATCGCTACTTCATCCTCAACAGCAGCTGCCTGCGGCTCTACAAGGAGGTCCGG ACCAGACTTCATCTTGGCACCCCCACCTGCACATATGTGCCACATGCCTCGCGCACACTGCACTTGCTGTCCTGGCTCTAG